Proteins encoded in a region of the Dreissena polymorpha isolate Duluth1 chromosome 6, UMN_Dpol_1.0, whole genome shotgun sequence genome:
- the LOC127836070 gene encoding complement C1q tumor necrosis factor-related protein 4-like, whose translation MNAFKLRLIIFACVLYVIVAETKMPAMVSADKIRAIEERLGKVEEELKLEKERNARLSKGAGKRSYEGDAVAFFATIGASVEHLGQGQTVVFDQLLTMIDSTQSLGGYSATTGVFTAPLSGVYVFSCTIMTLDQHTTHVALQKNNTPLSTIYVSGGSGHGWDSASSTVTVPLAKGDSVSVKHMDNDHGLAGAFYGGQSTFTGFLLQRQYDDTPVVG comes from the exons ATGAATGCGTTTAAATTGcgtttaattatttttgcttgCGTTTTATATGTTATTGTCGCAGAGACCAAGATGCCAGCAATGGTTAGCGCGGACAAAATTCGTGCCATCGAAGAAAGACTTGGAAAGGTCGAAGAAGAACTAAAGCTCGAAAAGGAACGCAATGCGCGGTTAAGTAAAG GTGCTGGAAAGCGATCATATGAAGGCGACGCAGTGGCGTTCTTTGCAACGATTGGTGCTTCAGTTGAACATTTAGGACAAGGTCAGACAGTCGTGTTCGATCAACTGCTGACCATGATCGATTCAACACAGTCTTTAGGAGGTTATAGTGCCACCACTGGTGTTTTCACGGCTCCATTGAGCGGTGTGTACGTCTTTTCGTGCACAATAATGACCCTCGATCAGCACACTACACACGTCGccttgcaaaaaaacaacaccccGCTTTCAACAATCTACGTGAGCGGTGGGAGCGGCCATGGGTGGGACTCTGCGTCGTCAACTGTCACCGTTCCTCTAGCTAAAGGAGATAGTGTAAGCGTGAAACACATGGACAATGATCATGGCTTGGCCGGAGCGTTTTATGGTGGACAGTCCACATTCACTGGGTTTCTGTTGCAGAGGCAGTACGATGACACTCCAGTGGTTGGatga